DNA sequence from the Leptospirillum ferrooxidans C2-3 genome:
ATGATCGAGGAGCGTTACCTTTCCGAAATTATTCTGGTGATGAGGGAGGTTCTGGACAATGACCGGATCGAATTGACGGTTGAGGTTCTCCCGCAGGCCAAAACTCCACAGAGAAAGAAAAAAGCCAAGGAATCTCCCCAGCAAGATAAGTCGAAGAGTTTATCTGGGGTTTTGAGCATGTCTCCCGAACAGCAGAGTACATGGGAAACTCATCTGAGTCCCCGGTATACCTTTTCCAATTATGTTGTGGGGATGTGCAACCAGTTCGCCCATGCAGCGGCAACGGCTATCGCGAATAATCCCTCCAACACCTATAATCCCTTTTATGTTTTTGGAGGAGTCGGATTGGGAAAAACCCATCTGGTGTCCGCCATTGGCAACCAGATGAAATCCCGTTTTCCTTCCCTGAAAATTCTCTATATCACGACCGAATCCTTCCTGAATGAAATGGTGACAGCGATCAAGTTTTCCAAGATGAACGAATTTCGGGAACGATATCGTAAGATTGATGTCCTCATTGTGGATGATATCCAGTTCCTTTCAGGAAAAGAGAGAACCCAGGAAGAGTTTTTTTATACATTCAACGCGTTATTTGAAAATGGAAAACAGATTATTCTATCCAGTGATTGCATGCCCAGTGAAATCGCAACACTTGAAGACCGGTTGAAGTCGCGTTTCAGCTGGGGTCTGATTGCGGACATACAGATTCCCGATTTTGAGACAAAGATCGCCATATTGAGGGACAAGATGGCCCAGGAGGGATTGGCCCTTCCTGAAGAAGTTGTCTTTTTTCTGGCCAATACAGTCAAGACGAATATTCGTGAGCTTGAAGGGGCAATGATCCGTTTGGGAGCCTGGGGAAATTTGATGGGGAGACCCATCACCATTGAAGTTGCCAGGAAGCTTCTGTCCGATATTCTGCCAACCACCAAGGATCTTGCAGATGTGGAGCGGATCCTTGCCGAAGTGGCAGGTTACTACGGTGTGACATCCAAAGATATCCGCTCCAGGAAAAGAACCCGTTCAATGGTCGTTGCAAGACATATGGCAGCGTATCTGATCAGGGATATCGGTCATAAGTCCTACCCTGAAATCGGTCGGGAACTTGGTGGCAGGGACCATTCGACAATCATTCATTCCTGTAAATATATTGAGGATGCGCTTGAATCAGATCCCCAGACGATGAGCGAGATAGAGCAAATCAAGAAGAGGCTCGAGAACAGAAGCTAGATCCTATTCGGCTAAATAACAGAATAGTTCCAAAATACTTATGGAGACAGGAAACAATGGAAATCATCGTTGATCAGGAGACATTTCTGGACGGGGTTCAAAGGATTGCCGCACTGACCGATCGAAAAAACGCTGCTCTTGTAGGATCCCAGGTTTTGCTGGACGCGCAGGGAGAAACGGTTACCCTCTATGCTTCCGACACACAGACGGGAGGACGTTTCGAGTTGCCCGCAAAAGTCTTGGCTCCGGGAAAAACGACGGTGCCGGGTAAAACCCTTTTTAATCTTATCCGTCAGTTGCCTCCAGGTGACCTGACTATTACGAGAGATGCTTCCGGACTGACAAGGATTGAGCGCGAGCGAATCCAGAATAGCCTTAAGGGAATTAATCCGGACGAGTTTAATGTTTTTCCGGAAATTACCGCAGAATATTCATTTCTTGTCCCTTTGGGAGCTTTTCTCGACCAGTTGAAAAAAAGCTTGCCTTTTGCGTCCGATGAAGAGGGCAAGCCATTAAATGGCATTCTTTTGACCCGTGAGCTGGGGGACAAAGGTCAGCCGATCCTGAACATGGTCAGTACCGACGGACATCGTCTACATCATGGGGTCATTTTGTTGGGTGAAGATGCGGGCGGTTCGGTGACAGGGCAGTCGGAAAGCCGTTTTATCCTGAAAAAAAGAAACCTCCAGGAGCTTGCGCATGTGCTTGAGCTTGATGCCAAGGATCCGAACATGTCGATCGAAATCGTCCTGAACCCCAAATACGTCACTTTTCGATGGGGACGCTTCTACTACTTTGCAAGGCTCCTGTCGACTCCCTACCCGAACTACAAGGAGGCGTTTCCCCAGGACTTCACCGTTGGGGTGGAGATTTCCCGGGAATCCCTGGATAGCGCCCTGAAAAGGGTTTCTGTGGTTTCTGACAAGAAGCCGGAGGTTATTTTTGACTGGAATGACCGATTCCTGGTTCTGAGGACCATGAATGAGGAAATCGGGGAATCGATTGAAACCATTCCGGCATTTGTCAGGGGAGAGTCGGGTTCCCTGATTTTCAAGATCGACTTTTTGAGAGTCCTTCTGGCGGTGACATCAGGGGAAACCATCCGGTTTGATGTGCGTTACGGCAAGGAGTATGGGGCAAAGGATTCGATGCCGGTCATCTGGAGAGCTCTTGATGATCCGCACTCCCGGTATGTATTGATGCCGATGGGTTAAGTCCTGACCTGAGGTAGCACTTTGGTCACAACAGCAATAAACAGGGGGTATTGTGGCACCAGAAGAAGAAGTGATTGCCTACGGAGCCGAACAGATCAGGGTTCTGGAGGGTCTTGAGGCCGTTCGGGTAAGGCCGGGTATGTATATCGGCAGCACAGGCATTGATGGACTCCATCATCTTGTGTACGAACTTGTCGATAACTCCGTTGATGAAGCTCTCGCAGGATTTTGCAGCCATATCGACATAACGATTCATGCGGACCATTCCGTTACGGTCATGGACAACGGCCGTGGAATTCCGACCGGGATCCATGCTGAACAGAAAAGGTCTGCTGCCGAAGTAGTCCTCACGGTTCTTCATGCCGGGGGAAAGTTCAACAACAGCCTCTATAAGGTTTCCGGGGGTCTTCATGGGGTGGGCGTTTCCGTTGTGAACGCTCTTTCCCAGACACTTGAACTTGAGATCCATCAGGAAGGAAAGCTTCACAGGCAAGTTTATCATCAGGGTGTCCCTGTTGCTCCTCTTGCCGTTGTCGGTACAACCACCCTTAGGGGAACGTCCATCCGTTTCTGGCCGGACCTTTCGATTATGGAAACCGATACATTCCTTTTTGACACTCTTGCCCATCGCTTCAGGGAGCTGGCCTTTCTGAATCCGATCCTGACCATCGTCCTTCGGGAAGAAGAATCCCTACGGGAGGAGACCTTCCATTTCGAGGGAGGGATCAAGTCCTATAATGAGTTTTTAAATGAGAACAAGAAAACTATCCATGAGGTTCTCTTTTTCCGGCGGGAACTTCCCACCGGAGCCCAGTTTGAGGTTGCCTTCCAATATCAGGAGACCACCGATAACGAGACAATCCTCGGTTTTGCGAACAATATTTTTACAAAAGAGGGCGGGACCCATATCAAGGGGTTCCGTACCGCTCTTACCCGGGTTATTAACCGTTTCATCAAGGACAAGCAGCTGAACAAGGGGGAAGAGCTTCGTGGAGAGGATATTCGCGAAGGTCTGACCGCGGTGGTCAGTGTCCGCATTCCCGATCCCCAGTTTGAGGGACAGACCAAGGCCAAGCTGGGGTCATCCTGGGTTGCCGGGGCTATGGAAACCTTTCTGGCCGAGGAGATGCAGGAGCGGTTTGAAGAATTTCCGCAAATTGCCAAAAAGATTGCCGACAAGGGGATCCAGACGGCAATGGCCCGGGAAGCGGCAAGAAAGGCCAAAGAGCTTGCAAAGAGAAAAAATGTTCTTGAAGGCTCGAATCTTCCGGGTAAATTGGCGGATTGTCAGGAAAGCGATCCTGCCAAATGTGAGCTTTATATCGTTGAAGGAGATTCCGCCGGTGGCTCTGCCAAGCAGGGACGTGATCGCAAGTTTCAGGCGATTTTGCCTCTGAAGGGAAAGATCCTGAATGTCGAAAAGGCTGGTGGGGCAGAGCGTTTTGTGACCCATGATGAGGTCAGGGCACTGATCACGGCCGTCGGCTGTGGCCTTGGAAACGAAGAGTATTCCCAGAAGAATCTCCGCTACCACAAGATCATCATCATGACGGACGCTGATGTGGACGGAGCCCATATCAGGACACTCCTTCTGACATTCTTTTTCCGGCATATGAATCTGTTGATCGAGGGCAGCCATGTTTTCATCGCTCAGCCGCCTCTTTACAAAGTGTCCATCGGGCGTCAGGAACGATATCTTTTAAATGACCAGGCACTTGAGGAATATACCTTCGAACTCGCTTGCGCGAAATCGGATTTTCAGGATCCACAGACAGGAGAATGGCTTGAAGGACCGGCAGCGGTCGCCAAACTTCTTATCCTGACGAACTTTGAATCCGAGGTCGCCGGGTATGCCCAGCGCTATGGGCATGCTTCCCTGATTCGGGTCCTGGGTCTGTTTTCCGGAATTCATGTCGATCTTCTGAAGTCTGAGGAAGCGGCCAGGTCTCTTCTGGAT
Encoded proteins:
- the dnaN gene encoding DNA polymerase III subunit beta, translated to MEIIVDQETFLDGVQRIAALTDRKNAALVGSQVLLDAQGETVTLYASDTQTGGRFELPAKVLAPGKTTVPGKTLFNLIRQLPPGDLTITRDASGLTRIERERIQNSLKGINPDEFNVFPEITAEYSFLVPLGAFLDQLKKSLPFASDEEGKPLNGILLTRELGDKGQPILNMVSTDGHRLHHGVILLGEDAGGSVTGQSESRFILKKRNLQELAHVLELDAKDPNMSIEIVLNPKYVTFRWGRFYYFARLLSTPYPNYKEAFPQDFTVGVEISRESLDSALKRVSVVSDKKPEVIFDWNDRFLVLRTMNEEIGESIETIPAFVRGESGSLIFKIDFLRVLLAVTSGETIRFDVRYGKEYGAKDSMPVIWRALDDPHSRYVLMPMG
- the gyrB gene encoding DNA topoisomerase (ATP-hydrolyzing) subunit B, whose protein sequence is MAPEEEVIAYGAEQIRVLEGLEAVRVRPGMYIGSTGIDGLHHLVYELVDNSVDEALAGFCSHIDITIHADHSVTVMDNGRGIPTGIHAEQKRSAAEVVLTVLHAGGKFNNSLYKVSGGLHGVGVSVVNALSQTLELEIHQEGKLHRQVYHQGVPVAPLAVVGTTTLRGTSIRFWPDLSIMETDTFLFDTLAHRFRELAFLNPILTIVLREEESLREETFHFEGGIKSYNEFLNENKKTIHEVLFFRRELPTGAQFEVAFQYQETTDNETILGFANNIFTKEGGTHIKGFRTALTRVINRFIKDKQLNKGEELRGEDIREGLTAVVSVRIPDPQFEGQTKAKLGSSWVAGAMETFLAEEMQERFEEFPQIAKKIADKGIQTAMAREAARKAKELAKRKNVLEGSNLPGKLADCQESDPAKCELYIVEGDSAGGSAKQGRDRKFQAILPLKGKILNVEKAGGAERFVTHDEVRALITAVGCGLGNEEYSQKNLRYHKIIIMTDADVDGAHIRTLLLTFFFRHMNLLIEGSHVFIAQPPLYKVSIGRQERYLLNDQALEEYTFELACAKSDFQDPQTGEWLEGPAAVAKLLILTNFESEVAGYAQRYGHASLIRVLGLFSGIHVDLLKSEEAARSLLDFAVANYKKVEPTGELSGELGFEVPEEGEPWWKIFFTSRSLGYESRLTLDPHLLAQLASGKKSLRILTLSGMLPHDGVFRGRDRSTGEVFSFFTPKEILEHIKMPVRSKMSLQRYKGLGEMNPEQLWETTMDPARRTLLRVSIPDYVEADRIFTTLMGEAVAPRREFIERFALDVSNLDI